A window of the Motilibacter rhizosphaerae genome harbors these coding sequences:
- a CDS encoding glycosyltransferase family 2 protein, which translates to MRRSPASVVVVAAPGPEGRARADFLVRGLRPSLGVRDEVVLVADGTPAGDALAAVGGGSLAARRDTGVRLATRDVVVLVCADSVAPKHAIDPLVAALDSGAIAAGPVHDLGTGRQGLTPPLPALASAQELREWTARWHDEHRGGRLGVEDLGEGVLAARRAHLQAVGCREGVVQRLLAAEGAGALGPAVVVQDSVWHHRGAPGCALPPSPQPLLSIVMIVKDEEKALPSSLASLAGLGDEVVVYDTGSSDGTVEIARAMGARVVQGYWDDHFGDARNRGLAHARGRWFLQVDADEQFTGDAASLRAQLEVATDPTFMVDVESQTESGFGTTYCTPLRRIGLREDCWFLGRLHEQIALRAGGVPPSSVLRDGRLLHSGYLASTAADKDKRTRNLRLAELATADEAGDLPRGVVLCNLARSQRFAGDNEGVLATAAEAWEAEHTSVSRRDLCATAATAAAVLERYAEAELWCDRLEEQGVPLRAAETRAVVLLAQERWLECLEAVRRIPDSGWDRGDVREIKRSGSIVVELKALVSLGRYDEAVDRLLRVVRAGELNVCLPDVLELFHSAPARLREYATDLPEELLLPTLAEVRTVPVDRADTFLDALYTAGRRQAAVVAAAAPVAPHLPLPRAVEWSLRLRAAGDPGSCPLVRIARAPERSPRDRVLAAALVMESFADETVLPQFLEAAELVPDAQADAVGKELRLLAPLTAARLLAV; encoded by the coding sequence ATGAGACGCAGTCCGGCCTCCGTCGTCGTCGTCGCTGCTCCCGGCCCCGAGGGCCGCGCCCGTGCGGACTTCCTGGTCCGCGGGCTGCGGCCCTCGCTGGGCGTCCGCGACGAGGTGGTGCTCGTCGCGGACGGGACGCCCGCGGGCGACGCGCTCGCCGCGGTCGGCGGGGGCTCGCTCGCCGCCCGGCGCGACACGGGCGTCCGGCTCGCCACCCGCGACGTCGTCGTCCTCGTCTGCGCCGACTCGGTCGCGCCGAAGCACGCCATCGACCCCCTCGTCGCCGCGCTCGACTCCGGCGCGATCGCCGCGGGACCCGTCCACGACCTGGGTACGGGCCGGCAGGGCCTGACGCCGCCGCTGCCCGCGCTGGCCTCCGCGCAGGAGCTGCGCGAGTGGACCGCGCGCTGGCACGACGAGCACCGCGGCGGCCGGCTCGGGGTCGAGGACCTCGGGGAGGGCGTGCTCGCCGCGCGCCGCGCGCACCTGCAGGCCGTCGGCTGCCGCGAGGGCGTCGTCCAGCGGCTGCTGGCGGCGGAGGGCGCTGGCGCCCTGGGCCCGGCGGTCGTCGTGCAGGACTCGGTGTGGCACCACCGCGGAGCCCCGGGCTGCGCGCTCCCGCCCTCCCCGCAGCCGCTGCTCAGCATCGTCATGATCGTCAAGGACGAGGAGAAGGCGCTGCCCTCCTCGCTCGCCTCGCTCGCCGGCCTCGGGGACGAGGTCGTGGTCTACGACACCGGCTCGAGCGACGGCACGGTCGAGATCGCGCGGGCGATGGGCGCCCGGGTCGTGCAGGGCTACTGGGACGACCACTTCGGCGACGCCCGCAACCGCGGCCTCGCGCACGCGCGCGGCCGCTGGTTCCTCCAGGTCGACGCCGACGAGCAGTTCACCGGCGACGCCGCGAGCCTGCGCGCGCAGCTCGAGGTCGCGACCGACCCGACGTTCATGGTCGACGTCGAGAGCCAGACCGAGAGCGGGTTCGGCACGACGTACTGCACGCCGCTGCGCCGGATCGGGCTGCGCGAGGACTGCTGGTTCCTCGGCCGGCTGCACGAGCAGATCGCGCTGCGGGCCGGGGGCGTCCCGCCCTCGAGCGTCCTGCGCGACGGCCGCCTGCTGCACTCGGGCTACCTCGCGAGCACCGCGGCGGACAAGGACAAGCGGACCCGCAACCTGCGCCTGGCCGAGCTCGCGACCGCCGACGAGGCGGGGGACCTGCCGCGCGGGGTCGTGCTGTGCAACCTCGCCCGCTCGCAGCGCTTCGCCGGCGACAACGAGGGCGTGCTCGCCACCGCCGCCGAGGCGTGGGAGGCCGAGCACACGAGCGTGAGCCGGCGCGACCTCTGCGCCACGGCCGCGACGGCCGCCGCCGTCCTCGAGCGCTACGCCGAGGCGGAGCTCTGGTGCGACCGGCTCGAGGAGCAGGGCGTCCCGCTCCGCGCCGCCGAGACGCGCGCCGTCGTGCTCCTCGCCCAGGAGCGCTGGCTCGAGTGCCTCGAGGCCGTGCGGCGCATCCCGGACAGCGGGTGGGACCGCGGCGATGTGCGCGAGATCAAGCGCTCCGGCTCGATCGTGGTCGAGCTCAAGGCCCTGGTCTCGCTCGGCCGCTACGACGAGGCGGTCGACCGCCTCCTCCGCGTGGTGCGTGCCGGCGAGCTCAACGTCTGCCTGCCGGACGTGCTCGAGCTCTTCCACTCCGCCCCCGCACGCCTGCGCGAGTACGCGACCGACCTCCCCGAGGAGCTGCTGCTCCCCACGCTCGCCGAGGTCCGCACCGTGCCCGTCGACCGGGCCGACACCTTCCTCGACGCGCTCTACACCGCCGGGCGCCGCCAGGCCGCCGTCGTGGCCGCCGCCGCCCCCGTCGCCCCGCACCTCCCGCTGCCGCGTGCCGTCGAGTGGAGCCTGCGGCTGCGCGCGGCCGGCGACCCCGGCTCCTGCCCGCTCGTGCGCATCGCCCGCGCGCCGGAGCGCAGCCCCCGCGACCGCGTGCTCGCGGCGGCGCTCGTCATGGAGTCGTTCGCGGACGAGACCGTGCTGCCGCAGTTCCTCGAGGCGGCCGAGCTCGTGCCGGACGCCCAGGCCGACGCCGTGGGCAAGGAGCTGCGCCTGCTGGCGCCCCTCACGGCTGCCCGCCTGCTCGCCGTCTGA